The following is a genomic window from Ficedula albicollis isolate OC2 chromosome 21, FicAlb1.5, whole genome shotgun sequence.
CGAAGCGTAAAGCAAGCGAACGGGCGGCGAGGGCTGCGCGGCGGGCGGCGCGCTCGGGCGGCGCGCTTAGGATCTGTAGTCCTTCTTGCTGTACGGTTTGTTGCCCAGGATGCTATCGATCTCGTGGACGATGGAAGACGACAGCTTTGGAAGGACCTGCGGAGGGTGGAGGCGATGCTGGGAGTGGGGATTTTGACCCTGGTGTGCGCGGGAGGATGCTCACCGCCTCCACCCCACCGCGTTCGTGCCACAAGCCCCAGCTTGCCGGCTGGGTGACCCAGTTAGGGAGAGCCTGAGTCAGGCTCGaccctgcccccagcccagcaaagccTCGTCTCTGCTTCTCGCCTTCATGACAAGCAAAATCTGTCATGGAGCTGGGTTTGCAACCCTCTTTCTCCgcacagtgcagcacagcaatgAGTACTGTGGGCGAATgttgctcctgctgggagcactgaCCTGTATTGCTCCAATATTCTCCATCAGCTGGTCGGCATTGGAGGCCCCCAGTAAGACAGAGCTGACGCCCTCGTTGCGCAGGCACCAGGCTGGGAcgggagggagagcagagcttgaGCATGGCCCAGATACCCCTGGTCCcacccccagctgtccccagctgccccccATCCTCTTACCGATGGCAAGCTGGGGCAGGGTGCAGCCCAGGCGTTCAGCAATGGcttgcagctccttcagctttGCCTGCTGCCGCCGGCCCTCCTCACTCAGGATCTTGTCCTTCAGCCACTGGTATCCCTGGGGAGCGGGAAGGAGTGTTGTGGTGGGATCAGGGTATCCCCAGACTCCCTGGGTTGTGGCTCCTGGAGTTCCTGTTCCTGTAGGGACTTTGCAAGACCCCtagccctgctcctccagctctgtcaATCCCCGTAcacagccctggtgcagctCACCTTCAGCGAGGCACGGGAGTAGGGGGGGATGCCCCCATCGTACTTTCCCGAGACGATGCCACAGGCCAGTGGGGACCAGGTCATGGCTCCaacacctggggacagagcagaacAGGGGGAtgacactgctgctcccagctcctccaggggctgtggcaACTGGCCTAAGCAGCACTGGGTTTGGGGAGCATTCTGCTTTGAGAGGCTGGGGAGGAATCCCCACTGTCATACCTATCTTGTGGaagagctcagggagctgcaccTCCACCTTTTCCCGCTGGAACATGTGGTACTCGGCCTGCTCGCAGATCGGCGGAATCAGGTTGAACTGCCGGGCCACCGAGTACGCCTCCTGCAGAAGAGCCAGGACCCTCAGcgccccgccgcccccccccccccccccccccccccccccccccccccccccccccccccccccccccccccccccccccccccccccccccccccccccccccccccccccccccccccccccccccccccccccccccccccccccccccccccccccccccccccccccccccccccccccccccccccccccccccccccccccccccccccccccccccccccccccccccccccccccccccccccccccccccccccccccccccccccccccccccccccccccccccccccccccccccccccccccgagccccctGCCCAACCCCCCAGCCAAATCCTGAGCGGCCGCCCCGAAAAATAATTAAGGCTTAAATGCATCTGCACACGCTTGGCTCCCAACAGTCTGATTAAATCAACATCAGCGGCATCGCTGGGGCTGCTCCGCTGCGGCCGCCCCGGTCCCCTGGGCCCCTACCATGATCTCCATGGAGCTCCAGCGCGAGGTCCCCCAGTACATGGCCATCCCCTGGTTGATGACATGGGTCATGGCTCGCACTGTCTCTGCcgggagggaaggagagagtgGCAGGTGGGGTTTagcaggggctgcactggcaGAAGGGGGCTCGCACCACACTGATGGCTGGCGAGCATCCCACTGCCCAATGCTGCGGTGGGAGCTGGGTGGTGACCAGGGGATGCTTTCAGAagagcaggatggggacagagggagcagCCACTCAGGATATGCCAGGGACCACAGCTGACCTGACATGCTCACACGGTGCCAGGCTCTCCCTGCATGGACAGCAGCCTGAGGCTTCTGCCAGTGGCCCCATGCTCTGTGGGGTtatcagcactgctgcagggggagggaCTGATGCATTGCCCACACACAGAGACCCATGGAGGGAAGCCTGAACCCTGTGTGAGCTGCTCAGGGGTCTTGgggagagccagccctgagccatgCGGGCTGGGGCCAAGCCAAGGCGTGCTCCTGCAGCCAAAGGCGAGCAGCGGGGAGGGCAAGGGGCATGAGGCTCGCCCGGCCAGCACCGGGGCACACACCCCAGCATGCTCATAGCTGCTCCGGCGGGGAGGGACCCTGCTGCAGACCCCGGCATGTGCCACGGCACATGTCCCATGGCAGGACCCTGGGGGATGGGAGCCTCTCTGCTTTTTGTCCTTTAAACTGCAGTACAGTCTGAAGGGCCAGGGGGTGTCTGTGTTGTGCTGCCACTGCCTCTGCATCTCATGGCGGGGTTTGCTTGAGAGGGGGGAACAAGGATGGGGGATCACAGAGGAGTGGGGGCTCTGCCCCGGGAAACACCGCTGGGACAGGCAGCGGCTGGCGGGCAGAGTGCGGGCAGGGAGTACCTTCTACGATGAAAGTCCTGGACTTGGAGGAACTAAATGGGTCCCCTGGTGATAAAAGAGAGATTTAGAGAAAGTGGAGTCACCGCTGCTGGGACGGGGGCAGTGACCTGCCACCGCACCGCCAACCCGCCCCGCCGCAGCCCCAGAGGGTCCTGGCACCGGGCAGGGGGCGGCAGAAGTGTGACTGTGGCACGGGCCAACCGTGGTGGCGGAGGAGCGGATTCTGCTCGGGAGGGAAAATGCCCTTGAAACACAAGCCTGGCGCAAACCAACCGCGAGGGCAATGAGAGGCAGCGGGGAGGAGCGTGGCACCGCGGCGCGCACCCACCTTCCATCGGCGTGTTGGGGTCGGGCCGGTTGGCGAACACCACGTCCACGTACTCCAGCTGCAGCCGCTCCAGCGATGCCTTCAGACCTGCAGCACGAATGGGGCTGTCAGGCATGCTGAGCCCCATGCTGCCAGCAGTGAGGCAGACGgtgaggcacagcctggcatcGGGGCCAGCAGCGCCTGGCGAGCGCTCCTACCCCTACTCCTACCTTCTATGATGTGTTTTCGGGACAGGCCCCTCTCCGTCTCGGccctggaaaaagaaaggtggGTGAGAGCTTGGGGTCAGAGCCTGacctgtgcctgctctgctggagggtGGGTGTTACCTACTTTCCTCCCCAGAAGATTTTGGTGGTGATGACCAGGCTGGACCGTctgcaggaagaaagagagaatcACTAGTGGTGACACCTGCAAAGCCCCATGCACCCTGCCTGGGATGGCACATTCCTGCTCAAGGCTCCTCTACCAGCTTTCCCCAGCTCATCAGGACTACAGCGATGATTTTGCCAAATAGGGATGGCGTCCAGCTTACCTCCACCCTTTCTTCTTGATGATATTCCCCAGCACCACCTCAGCTCtagaagggaaagggaaatgcaaaTCAGCCATTTGTGCCTGGCAGCTGCGGCCATGGGGAGTATtggcagccagcagggacaACCCCAAACCTTGGGAGAATAGGAGGCAAAtgcagtggctgtggggacactgttTGCCCCTTGGCTGCAGTGCCCAGTACTGAGCTGCCCCCAGTGCATGAGCTTgctaattttaaatgaatgcatGGGCACATGCCAGTGCCCTGGGCCAGTGTGCCCTGGgtacagctgtgctgggagggtgCATGATACAGGCCACCATGGAAAGCATGGGACTGCCAGAACCACAACAGAACCATGAGCTagtgctcagagctctgtcctGGAAGCGCTGCTTTGCAGCTGGCAAACCTGGGAGattcccagtgccactgtgATTTGGTGGGAGTCAGGGTGTAGGGCAAGACCCCTGTGGTGTTGCCAAAGCAGGGTACCTACTTGCCAGCAGCGTAGACTTCTGCTGTGTCGAAGAGATTAATGCCGTTGTCATAAGCTAAAGtcatcagctgctctgccatctGTGAGGAGAGAGCAGTGTCGGCGAAGGGGGTGGCAAGAGCCGGCGCACGGGTGTGTGCGCAGAGTGCTGGTGAGCTCCGGCTTGCCACGTGCACCCCGGCCACAGCCACGGCTGTGCTGGCCTCATCCCCTCCCCACTCACCATGAAAAGGCTGGGGAAGGACGGGGTGAA
Proteins encoded in this region:
- the KCNAB2 gene encoding voltage-gated potassium channel subunit beta-2 isoform X4, which translates into the protein MYPESTTDSPARLSLRQTGSPGMIYRNLGKSGLRVSCLGLGTWVTFGGQITDEMAEQLMTLAYDNGINLFDTAEVYAAGKAEVVLGNIIKKKGWRRSSLVITTKIFWGGKAETERGLSRKHIIEGLKASLERLQLEYVDVVFANRPDPNTPMEGDPFSSSKSRTFIVEETVRAMTHVINQGMAMYWGTSRWSSMEIMEAYSVARQFNLIPPICEQAEYHMFQREKVEVQLPELFHKIGVGAMTWSPLACGIVSGKYDGGIPPYSRASLKGYQWLKDKILSEEGRRQQAKLKELQAIAERLGCTLPQLAIAWCLRNEGVSSVLLGASNADQLMENIGAIQVLPKLSSSIVHEIDSILGNKPYSKKDYRS
- the KCNAB2 gene encoding voltage-gated potassium channel subunit beta-2 isoform X3 gives rise to the protein MYPESTTDSPARLSLRQTGSPGMIYSARYGSPKRQLQFYRNLGKSGLRVSCLGLGTWVTFGGQITDEMAEQLMTLAYDNGINLFDTAEVYAAGKAEVVLGNIIKKKGWRRSSLVITTKIFWGGKAETERGLSRKHIIEGLKASLERLQLEYVDVVFANRPDPNTPMEGDPFSSSKSRTFIVEETVRAMTHVINQGMAMYWGTSRWSSMEIMEAYSVARQFNLIPPICEQAEYHMFQREKVEVQLPELFHKIGVGAMTWSPLACGIVSGKYDGGIPPYSRASLKGYQWLKDKILSEEGRRQQAKLKELQAIAERLGCTLPQLAIAWCLRNEGVSSVLLGASNADQLMENIGAIQVLPKLSSSIVHEIDSILGNKPYSKKDYRS
- the KCNAB2 gene encoding voltage-gated potassium channel subunit beta-2 isoform X5; protein product: MYPESTTDSPARLSLRQTGSPGMIYSARYGSPKRQLQFYRNLGKSGLRVSCLGLGTWVTFGGQITDEMAEQLMTLAYDNGINLFDTAEVYAAGKAEVVLGNIIKKKGWRRSSLVITTKIFWGGKAETERGLSRKHIIEGLKASLERLQLEYVDVVFANRPDPNTPMEETVRAMTHVINQGMAMYWGTSRWSSMEIMEAYSVARQFNLIPPICEQAEYHMFQREKVEVQLPELFHKIGVGAMTWSPLACGIVSGKYDGGIPPYSRASLKGYQWLKDKILSEEGRRQQAKLKELQAIAERLGCTLPQLAIAWCLRNEGVSSVLLGASNADQLMENIGAIQVLPKLSSSIVHEIDSILGNKPYSKKDYRS
- the KCNAB2 gene encoding voltage-gated potassium channel subunit beta-2 isoform X1, coding for MQVSFVCSEHSIKSRSAEDRLNRQNAGSPSLGTRGKFRAVAMVARSLGQLSVQNAPSSSDSSVKQPGMKYRNLGKSGLRVSCLGLGTWVTFGGQITDEMAEQLMTLAYDNGINLFDTAEVYAAGKAEVVLGNIIKKKGWRRSSLVITTKIFWGGKAETERGLSRKHIIEGLKASLERLQLEYVDVVFANRPDPNTPMEGDPFSSSKSRTFIVEETVRAMTHVINQGMAMYWGTSRWSSMEIMEAYSVARQFNLIPPICEQAEYHMFQREKVEVQLPELFHKIGVGAMTWSPLACGIVSGKYDGGIPPYSRASLKGYQWLKDKILSEEGRRQQAKLKELQAIAERLGCTLPQLAIAWCLRNEGVSSVLLGASNADQLMENIGAIQVLPKLSSSIVHEIDSILGNKPYSKKDYRS
- the KCNAB2 gene encoding voltage-gated potassium channel subunit beta-2 isoform X2; this encodes MQVSFVCSEHSIKSRSAEDRLNRQNAGSPSLGTRGKFRAVAMVARSLGQLSVQNAPSSSDSSVKQPGMKYRNLGKSGLRVSCLGLGTWVTFGGQITDEMAEQLMTLAYDNGINLFDTAEVYAAGKAEVVLGNIIKKKGWRRSSLVITTKIFWGGKAETERGLSRKHIIEGLKASLERLQLEYVDVVFANRPDPNTPMEETVRAMTHVINQGMAMYWGTSRWSSMEIMEAYSVARQFNLIPPICEQAEYHMFQREKVEVQLPELFHKIGVGAMTWSPLACGIVSGKYDGGIPPYSRASLKGYQWLKDKILSEEGRRQQAKLKELQAIAERLGCTLPQLAIAWCLRNEGVSSVLLGASNADQLMENIGAIQVLPKLSSSIVHEIDSILGNKPYSKKDYRS
- the KCNAB2 gene encoding voltage-gated potassium channel subunit beta-2 isoform X6, encoding MYPESTTDSPARLSLRQTGSPGMIYRNLGKSGLRVSCLGLGTWVTFGGQITDEMAEQLMTLAYDNGINLFDTAEVYAAGKAEVVLGNIIKKKGWRRSSLVITTKIFWGGKAETERGLSRKHIIEGLKASLERLQLEYVDVVFANRPDPNTPMEETVRAMTHVINQGMAMYWGTSRWSSMEIMEAYSVARQFNLIPPICEQAEYHMFQREKVEVQLPELFHKIGVGAMTWSPLACGIVSGKYDGGIPPYSRASLKGYQWLKDKILSEEGRRQQAKLKELQAIAERLGCTLPQLAIAWCLRNEGVSSVLLGASNADQLMENIGAIQVLPKLSSSIVHEIDSILGNKPYSKKDYRS